CGGTGGTGGACGCCGATCCCCCACTCGCCCACTGGGACGGCGTGGGCACGACCCGCCGGATCGACGGCGTCGGCGACGACTACCGCGCGGACCTGCTAACGGGCGTCGACCGCGAGGCCGTCGCGGCCGCCGACCTGACCGTGGCGGTCGATCCGGGCCACGGCGCCGGCTGTACGATATCGCCCGCCTTCTTCGGCGAACTCGGCTGTACGGTCCGGACGGTCAACGCTGACCCGGACGGCCACTTCCCCGGTCGCGATCCCGAACCGGTCGCCGAGAACCTGACCGCCCTCCGACGGCTCGTCCGCTCGACGGACGCCGACGTGGGGATCGCCCACGACGGCGACGCCGACCGGGCCATCTTCGTCGACGAGCGCGGCGAGATGATCGACGGCGACACCTCCCTCGCGGCGCTCGCGGCCGCCGAACTCGGCGACGGCGACGTCGTCGTGGCCGCGGTCAACGTCTCCCAGCGGCTGGTCGACGCCGTCGCCGCGGCGGACGCTGACCTCGATCTGACGCCCATCGGCTCGACGTACATCGTCACGCGGGTGCGGGAGCGTCGCCGCGCGGGCGACCGGGTGCCCGTCGCCGGCGAGGGCAACGGCGGGGTGTTCTTCCCCGAGCACCGCCTGACCCGCGACGGCGCCTACGTCGGCGCGAAGTTCCTCGAACTGCTCGCCGACGCCGACCGGCCGGCGAGCGAGGTGGTCGCCCCCTACACCGACTACCACTTCGTCCGGGAGAACCTCGCGTACGACGACGGCGACGAACGCGCCCGACTCCTCGACGCGGCCGAGGCGTACGCCGTCGCGGCGGACGCCGACCTCGATACGACCGACGGCTACCGCCTCGACTACGGCGACGCGTGGCTCCTCGTCCGTCCTAGCGGCACCGAGCCCAAGGTTCGGATCTACGCCGAGGCACGGGACCCCGAGCGAGCGCGGACGCTCGCCCGGAACCTGCGTGACCACCTCGAATCGGCGCGCTAGTCGGCCTCGGTGTCCGCGAGCGCCGCCTCGATCCGCTCGCGTTCGTCGCGGGCGGCGGTCAGTTCCGCCTCGACCGCCCCGCGTTCGAGTCGGTCGCGCTCCTCGTCGTCGAGTTCGTCGCGGGCGAGCGCCGTCTCGCGCAGGCGTTCGTAGTCCACCTCGTCGGGGAGACGGCGGAGTCGACGCGCCTTCGCGACCACCTCTTCGGGCGCGAAGCGGGCGACGACCGAGACGAGTTCGGCCGCCCGATACCGGAGCCGGTCGGCCGACGGCGGCGGCCACGACACCGTCAGTGGGTCGGCGTCCAGCCGTTCGAGATACGTGCGGTGGGTGGCGACGCGCGTCCGGAGCGCACCGGGGTCGTCGACGTAGTGCGAGAGCTTCGAGGACGAGTAGTCGGCGTACTTCAGGAGCGTGGGGATGGACTCCTCGCCCGCCGGATACGTCTCGACGTACTCCCGGAGGTCGTCGGGCGGTTGGGGGAAGGCCGCGAGCGGGTACGCCTCGCTCGCCTCGACGACGCGGAGGACCTCGCGGGCGCTCGCCTCGCGCCGGAAGTCAGTCCACGCCGCCCGCACCGACTCGTCGTAGGATTCGATCGGATCGCGCAGGCGCTCGACGGGGGCGTCGAGGTCGGCCTCGCCGAGCCGCTGGAGGCGTTCCAGCCGGTCGACCCGGTCGTCGAGTTCCCGAAGCCGTTTCCGGGCGTCGCGGCGGGCCGTTTCGTAGCGCTCCTTGGCGGTCGCCCGCGCGTCGAGCAGGGCGGCGCGGTCGGCCGCCGGTTCCAGGAGGTCACGCGCCCGTGCGAAGTCGTCCTCGTCGAGGCGGCGCTGGTCGAGCAGGTCGTTCGCCTCCTCGAACGCCTCGCGGGCCGGCAGGTCCTCGGGGAGGCCCTCGACGAGTTCGACGAACGACTCCTGAAACTGGACGAACGCACGGAAGTCGCCGGTGCCGGTCGCCTTGCCCTCGTAGCGGTCGAGGAGGCTCGTCGCCTCGCGGTGGGCGTCCCGGACCGTCTCCAGTCGGCCCTCGCCGTGGTCCGCGACGGCGTCCCGAGCGTCGGCCAGTTCGGCCCGGGCCGACCGGAGCCGGTCGACGTGATTCCCCGCGTCGCTCATTCTTCGTACACGTCGTCGGGGTCGAAGACGCGTTCGCCGACCGTCTCCCCCTCGACGGTCCGGTAGAAACAGGAGCGGTAGCCGGTGTGGCAGGCGCCGCCCTCCTGGTCGACGAGATAGAGGAGGGCGTCGCCGTCACAATCCACCCGAACCTCCCGGACGGACTGGACGTGACCGCTCGTGGCGCCTTTGGCCCAGAGTTCGTCCCGGCTCCGGGAGTAGTAGTGCGCCCGTCCCGTTTCGCGGGTGCGTTCGAGCGCCTCGGGTGAGGCGTACGCCAGCATCAACACCTCGCCGGAGTCGGCGTCCTGTGCGACGGCGGGGACGAGGCCGTCCGAACCGAAGTCCACGTCGACGGTCATAGGCGAGACAGGGTGGCTCCACCGATAGGTCTTGTGTCGTTCGGTTCGGCGGCGCCGCGGGCGCAGGGAGGTTCCGTCGACGGAACTATGTGTCGCGGTACCGAGGAACGCACATGGACACGAGTCAGTCACGGGATATCTACGCGGAGACCTTGGCTGTCTTCGACCGGCGCGAGGATCGGTACGAACCGCTCACGACGCCCGAAGTGGCGGCCGAACTGGACGCGAACCGCCGGACGGTCTACAAGCGGTTGCGGACACTCGTGGACCGCGGGGCGGTGGAGACGAAGGAAGTGGGGTCGAACGCGCGGGTCTGGTGGCGCCGACCCGACGACGGATCGTCCGGGCAGGCGTCGCAGGACGAGGTGCACGAACGGGAACTGGAGCGACGGTCACGGATGATGGAGTCCGCCATCGACGGCATCGCCATCACCGACGACGACGGCGAGTACGTCTACGTCAACGAGAGCCACGTCGACGTGTACGGCTACGACGACGACGAGGCGTTTCTCGGCGAACACTGGGAGCTGTGTTACCCCGAGTCCGAACTCGACCGGTTCGAGGCGGAGATCATCCCGGCCCTGTACGAGGAGGGCGCGTGGCGCGGTGAAGTGACGGGGCAACGGAAGGACGGCACGACGTTCCCACAGGACCTCTCCCTGACCGTCGCCGACGACGGCGGCATCATCTGTGTCGTGCGCGACGTTACGGAGCGTAGGGCACAGGAGCGTCGACTCCACGACGCACGCCGGTTCAACGAGGAACTGGTGGAGAACGCCCCGTTCGGCACGTTCCGTCTCGACGAGGAGCTCCGGATCACCTACGAGAACCCGCGGGCCGAGGAAATCATCGGCCTCCCCGACGGAGAGGAGTCCTCCGACGCCATCGGCGCCGACATCAGTAAACTGCCGCCCATCGTCGAGACGGGGCAAGCCGACCTCTTCGCTAGCCTGCAGGACGGCGAAACCATCGAGTTCGAGTTCCCTTTCGAATCCATCTACGGCAAGGAAGCCTACTTCACCGGTCGCGCCGTCCCCGTCTACCGCGACGACGAGTTCGACGGCGCCATCCTCATGGCCACCGACATCTCCGAACGCCGGCAGTACGAACGGGAACTGCGCGAGGCCAACCAGTTCAACGAGGAACTGGTGGAGAACGCCCCGTTCGGCATGTTCCGCCTCGACGAGGACCTCCGAATCACCTACGAGAACCCGCGGGCCGAGGAGATCATCGGCCTCCCCCACGGAGAGGAGTCCTCGGACGCCATCGGCGTCGACATCCGGAAACTCCCACCCATCGTCGAGACGGGGCAAGCCGACCTCTTTTCCCGTCTCCAGGAGGGCGAGACCATCGAGTTCGAGTTCCCCTTCGAATCCATCTACGGCAAGGAGGCCTACTTCACCGGCCGAGCGGTCCCCGTCTACCGCGACGACGAGTTCGACGGCGCCATCCTCATGGCCACCGACATCTCCGAACGCCGGCAGTACGAACGGGAACTGGAGCGACAGCGCGAGCAGTTGGCGGCGCTCGACGAACTCAACGACGTGGTTCGCGGGATCACCGAGGCCGTCGTCGAACAGTCCACCCGCGAGGAGATCGAGCAGGTGGTGTGTGACCGGCTGGCGGACTCGGACTCGTACCGCGGGGCCTGGATCGCCACGGTCGATTCGGGGGCGGGGCTGGAGCCACGGGCGGAGGCAGGCGTCGACGGCTACCTCGACGCCCTCCCGTTCGCCGACGACGGGGGAGTGCCCGAGGAGGGATTGATCGGGGACGCCGTCCGGACGGGCGAGATGCAACTCGTCCGAAACGTCCGGGAGGACGGCCGCACCGACCGAATGAGCGAGGACGCCCGGGCGGTCGGCTACCGGTCGGCGGCGGTGATTCCGGTCGTCCATCAGGGCATGGTGTACGACGTACTCGGAGTGTGTTCGAAGCGGCCCGACGCGTTCGCGGAGAAGGAGCGGGAGATGCTCGGCCAGTTGGGCGACGTGATCGGACACGCCATCGCCGCGGTCGACCGCAAGCGGGCGCTCATGAGCGACGAAGTCGTCGAACTCGAGATTCGGATTCCCGAACTGCTGGACGGCGAACACACGGCCGACGACACGGTCAGCATCGACCGCGTGACGCCGATGGGTGGCGACGAGTATCTCGTGTACGGCACGGCGATGGGCGACGGCATGGAGACGGTGCGTGCGCTCGGGGAGGACCGGTCGGGGTGGACGGAACTGCGGACGTTCGACGAACGGGACGGCGAGGTGCGGTTCGAACAGCACATCGCGGACCCGTCCGTCGCCTCCATCGTCGCGGACTTCGGCGGCAGCGTCAAACGCGGGGTGATCGAGGACGGGAACTACGAGGCGAGCATCCAGTTCCCGCCGGGGACGGACGTCCGGGGAGTCGTCGAGGGACTACGGGAGGCGTATCCGCCCCTCCAGGTCGTCAGCCAGCGACAGGTGGGACGGGAGCGCCCGTCGTCCCGACACGTCCTGAGCGCACTCGCAGAGGACCTGACCGAGCGCCAGCGGGTGGCGCTCGAAGCGGGGTACTTCGGGGGCTTCTTCGAGTGGCCACGACATCGCTCCGGGGAGGAGGTGGCCGAGTCGATCGGCGTCGGCGCGTCGACGTTCCACCAACACGTCCGCAAGGCCGAGCAAAAACTCCTCGACGTGGTGTTCGCCGAACTGTGATCACATATTTTGGGTGCCGAAACTATGCGGCTTCACGGCATGACGATACGTATGGACGGGGAACCGCGACCGCTCCCGGGGGGGAGGGGCCGGCACGAACGGTCGTCGATACTCGCTGACCGACGGCAGCGACGGGTTCTCTCGGAGTTGGCGTCGGTGTCGCAGCCAGTGACCGTCGACGAACTCTGCCACCGACTCGCCGCGCGCGACGACGACACGGCCGGATCGACCCTCGAATCGATTCGAATCGACCTCCGACACCGCTGTCTCCCGGGGCTGGAGACCGCCGGCTGGATCGAACGACGACCGGACGGGATTCGCCTCGACGACCCGCTGTTCGCCGACTCGGTGCCGTTCTCGACACCGTCGCTGCGGGACCCCGACGACACCGTCTGGGACGTCGTCAGCGCACTCCTCGCCCGGCCGTACCGGCGGCACGTCCTGGTGGCCGTCGCGGAGTGCGACGGGCCTCTCACCGTCGAGGAACTCGCGGTCGAACTGCGGGGGGTAGTCGACGACGAGCGGACGCTCCCGACCAGCCTCCACCATATCGACCTGCCGAAACTGGACGCGCTCGGGGCAATCGAGTACGACCGGGACGGGCGAGCGGCCGAGCCGTCCGACCGGCTGCCGACGTATCTCGATCGACTGGAACTCGACGCGTAGCCGCCGTCACGCCACGCCGAGCGCCCGCAACAGGCCAAAGAGCAGGTCGCCGTAGGTGAGGGCGACCACGAGGCCGAGGAAGACGGGGACGATGAACGGGACGCCCGGCGAGAGCCACACCGTCTCGCGGGTCGTCACGACGCGCAGTCCCTCGCGGAGTTTCTCGGGCGTCGTGCCGTAGGCGCTCCCCTCGATGTCGTCGAGGAAGCGCTCGGCGGCCCAGGGGTCGTCGAAGTCGGCATCGAAGTCGGCGTCGAGGTCGGCCGGCGTCTGATCGGTCGACCGCCCGTCGTCGCCGGCGTCGACGGCGCCGTCCGTCGGATCACCCGTCTCGTCGACGCTCTCGGGGTCGCGGTGTCGCTCGGGGGCGGCCCGGAGCGCCGGGAGCGTCGTCCCGCGCCAGCGGAGGTACATCCGCAGGGCGTCGATATCGAGGCCGTGCCGCGTAAAGCCCTCGCCGTCCTCGAACAGGCGGCCGTGTTCGCGGGGGAGCGCCGCCACGTCGGTCCGCCGACCGACGAACATGACGAGCGAGCGATCGCCACGGAGAGCGTTGCGGACGCCGAGATACAGCGGATAGGCGACCCCGACGAGCACCGCGTTCGTCAAGATGGTCAGCGAGAAGACGCCGAGCGTGGTCGCGACGAGCGGATACGCGTCGGTCGCGAGATAGAAGACGGGGTAGGTCGGAAAGAGGACAGCGAGTGTCATCAGCGCCTTGGCGTCGGCGCCGCCGAACCCGCCGAACCACCAGAGACCGTACGCGAGGGGGACGAGGATGAGGAGGCTGACGCCGACGCGGACGAAAAAGAGGCGGTCGACGACGGTCGCCATCGGGAGGTGGCCGCCGGCGTCGACGAGGAGGGCGAACACGCCGACGACGAGGAGAGGGTACCACAGTCGGTTCGGGAGCCGACGGGTGCGAACGTCGCGCCACGCCGCCCACCCGAGCGCCGGCACCGCGATCAGCCGCAACAGATCCGTCGTCGCCGCGAGCATTGTCGGGTACCCACGCGGCAGGGTATTGGGGTTTCCGGATCGGCGGGGCAGTCGCTCGGGACACTGAGCGCGAAAAAATCGGAACGGCCGGGAATCCGGCGTTAGATGACGCGGTTCTGGAGGTAGTCGAGGTGCTTCGCGTTGTAGACGAGCTTCACCTCGTCGGCCGCCGGGCTGCCGATGCAGGTCAGCCGGACGTCCTTCTCCTCGACTTCCTCGTCGGAGAGGATCTGCTGCATGTCCATGTCCAGATCGCCCTCCATGACGATGGCCGCGCAGTTCGCACAGGCGCCGGCACGGCACGAGAAGGGCCAGTCGTAGCCCTGGGCCTCGGCCGCTTCGAGGACGTACTCGCCCTCGTTGACCTCCAGCGAGCCGTAGTCCACGTCTTCGAGACCGGCGTCGGCCGCCTTCTCGAAGAGGTCGTCGTCGTCCATCTCCCAGCCGTGATCGTCCAGTACTTCGTAATTGAGGTATTCTACCGTGGGCATCGGCTGAGTGTTGAGCGGCCACCCCATTAGACTTTGCTGTTCGGCAACGCCTCGCCACCGTCACGGCCGCCGAACGTATTCGATTTCGGGGATTACGACGACCTCGACGCCCGTCTTGACAGATGTAGTATGTGACAGCACGGCGAGAGCTGGCGGCGGTCGACCGACACGACGTAACCGCAATCAGTTTAGCGAACGTGACGACCCGCCGTCGCCGGCGCTCCCGTAACGACTACCGGTTGAGGGTATGGATCGCCTGCCCGAGTGCGTTCTCCGCGGCCTCCATCACCGCCTCCGACAGCGTCGGGTGGGTGTGAATCGTCGCCGCCACGTCCTCCAGCGTCGCCCCCATCTCGATGGCCAACGTGGGTTCGGCGATCAGTTCCGACGCCTCGGGACCGACGATCTGTGCGCCGAGGACGAACCCGTCGGCACTGGCGACGATCCGGACGAACCCCTCCGTCTCACCCACTGTCAGCGCCCGCCCGCTGGCGTTAAAGGGCATCTCGCCGACGACGGGGTCGAATCCCTCCGCTTCCGCCTCGCTCTCGGTCAGCCCCACCGTCGCGATTTCGGGATCCGTGAACACCGCGGCGGGGATGGCCCGCGTGTCGAACGCCGCCGGTTCGCCCGCGATGGCCTCCGCGGCGACGACCCCCTCCGCCGACGCCGTGTGTGCGAGCATCGGCTCGCCCGCCACGTCGCCGACGGCGTAGATGCCGTCCACGTCGGTCGCACAGCGCTCGTCCGTCTCGAAGAAGCCGTCGTCGGTCGGCTCCAGCCCCGCCTCCTCGGCGTCGAGCGTGTCCGTGATCGGTTCCCGACCCACCGCGACGAGCACCCGGTCGGCGCCGTAGGTGGACTCCTCGCCG
This window of the Haloplanus rubicundus genome carries:
- a CDS encoding bacterio-opsin activator domain-containing protein — encoded protein: MDTSQSRDIYAETLAVFDRREDRYEPLTTPEVAAELDANRRTVYKRLRTLVDRGAVETKEVGSNARVWWRRPDDGSSGQASQDEVHERELERRSRMMESAIDGIAITDDDGEYVYVNESHVDVYGYDDDEAFLGEHWELCYPESELDRFEAEIIPALYEEGAWRGEVTGQRKDGTTFPQDLSLTVADDGGIICVVRDVTERRAQERRLHDARRFNEELVENAPFGTFRLDEELRITYENPRAEEIIGLPDGEESSDAIGADISKLPPIVETGQADLFASLQDGETIEFEFPFESIYGKEAYFTGRAVPVYRDDEFDGAILMATDISERRQYERELREANQFNEELVENAPFGMFRLDEDLRITYENPRAEEIIGLPHGEESSDAIGVDIRKLPPIVETGQADLFSRLQEGETIEFEFPFESIYGKEAYFTGRAVPVYRDDEFDGAILMATDISERRQYERELERQREQLAALDELNDVVRGITEAVVEQSTREEIEQVVCDRLADSDSYRGAWIATVDSGAGLEPRAEAGVDGYLDALPFADDGGVPEEGLIGDAVRTGEMQLVRNVREDGRTDRMSEDARAVGYRSAAVIPVVHQGMVYDVLGVCSKRPDAFAEKEREMLGQLGDVIGHAIAAVDRKRALMSDEVVELEIRIPELLDGEHTADDTVSIDRVTPMGGDEYLVYGTAMGDGMETVRALGEDRSGWTELRTFDERDGEVRFEQHIADPSVASIVADFGGSVKRGVIEDGNYEASIQFPPGTDVRGVVEGLREAYPPLQVVSQRQVGRERPSSRHVLSALAEDLTERQRVALEAGYFGGFFEWPRHRSGEEVAESIGVGASTFHQHVRKAEQKLLDVVFAEL
- the fer gene encoding ferredoxin Fer codes for the protein MPTVEYLNYEVLDDHGWEMDDDDLFEKAADAGLEDVDYGSLEVNEGEYVLEAAEAQGYDWPFSCRAGACANCAAIVMEGDLDMDMQQILSDEEVEEKDVRLTCIGSPAADEVKLVYNAKHLDYLQNRVI
- a CDS encoding A24 family peptidase — protein: MLAATTDLLRLIAVPALGWAAWRDVRTRRLPNRLWYPLLVVGVFALLVDAGGHLPMATVVDRLFFVRVGVSLLILVPLAYGLWWFGGFGGADAKALMTLAVLFPTYPVFYLATDAYPLVATTLGVFSLTILTNAVLVGVAYPLYLGVRNALRGDRSLVMFVGRRTDVAALPREHGRLFEDGEGFTRHGLDIDALRMYLRWRGTTLPALRAAPERHRDPESVDETGDPTDGAVDAGDDGRSTDQTPADLDADFDADFDDPWAAERFLDDIEGSAYGTTPEKLREGLRVVTTRETVWLSPGVPFIVPVFLGLVVALTYGDLLFGLLRALGVA
- a CDS encoding DUF7344 domain-containing protein, with amino-acid sequence MDGEPRPLPGGRGRHERSSILADRRQRRVLSELASVSQPVTVDELCHRLAARDDDTAGSTLESIRIDLRHRCLPGLETAGWIERRPDGIRLDDPLFADSVPFSTPSLRDPDDTVWDVVSALLARPYRRHVLVAVAECDGPLTVEELAVELRGVVDDERTLPTSLHHIDLPKLDALGAIEYDRDGRAAEPSDRLPTYLDRLELDA
- the hisI gene encoding phosphoribosyl-AMP cyclohydrolase, coding for MTVDVDFGSDGLVPAVAQDADSGEVLMLAYASPEALERTRETGRAHYYSRSRDELWAKGATSGHVQSVREVRVDCDGDALLYLVDQEGGACHTGYRSCFYRTVEGETVGERVFDPDDVYEE
- the glmM gene encoding phosphoglucosamine mutase, whose product is MELFGSSGTRGVVGEEFTPERVRRVAAAAAAVWDADRIAVGRDTRLSGAPFADVAAGTLAAAGADVDRLGVLPTPGVAYYCATEDVPALVLTASHNPPEYNGIKLLGTDGTELSVDAYERVERAVVDADPPLAHWDGVGTTRRIDGVGDDYRADLLTGVDREAVAAADLTVAVDPGHGAGCTISPAFFGELGCTVRTVNADPDGHFPGRDPEPVAENLTALRRLVRSTDADVGIAHDGDADRAIFVDERGEMIDGDTSLAALAAAELGDGDVVVAAVNVSQRLVDAVAAADADLDLTPIGSTYIVTRVRERRRAGDRVPVAGEGNGGVFFPEHRLTRDGAYVGAKFLELLADADRPASEVVAPYTDYHFVRENLAYDDGDERARLLDAAEAYAVAADADLDTTDGYRLDYGDAWLLVRPSGTEPKVRIYAEARDPERARTLARNLRDHLESAR
- a CDS encoding DUF7118 family protein; its protein translation is MSDAGNHVDRLRSARAELADARDAVADHGEGRLETVRDAHREATSLLDRYEGKATGTGDFRAFVQFQESFVELVEGLPEDLPAREAFEEANDLLDQRRLDEDDFARARDLLEPAADRAALLDARATAKERYETARRDARKRLRELDDRVDRLERLQRLGEADLDAPVERLRDPIESYDESVRAAWTDFRREASAREVLRVVEASEAYPLAAFPQPPDDLREYVETYPAGEESIPTLLKYADYSSSKLSHYVDDPGALRTRVATHRTYLERLDADPLTVSWPPPSADRLRYRAAELVSVVARFAPEEVVAKARRLRRLPDEVDYERLRETALARDELDDEERDRLERGAVEAELTAARDERERIEAALADTEAD